In Leptodesmis sichuanensis A121, the following are encoded in one genomic region:
- the murA gene encoding UDP-N-acetylglucosamine 1-carboxyvinyltransferase has translation MQEGRAITFTSNLPNTFMASEEDSAILEILGGQRLSGHVAISGAKNSALVLMAGALLCPQECRLRNVPSLVDVGRMGEILMALGVKLERQGDCLTLNASSIGESRAPYELVSQLRASFFVIGPLLARLGVARVPLPGGCAIGARPVDLHVRGLQAMGAEVQIDHGMVNAYVRGASKRLKGAKIYLDYPSVGATETLMMAATLADGETIIENAAQEPEVADLANFCRAMGAKIRGAGTNTITISGVPSLHSTDYSIIPDRVEAGTFLVAGAITYSELSLSPVIPDHLTAVIAKLQAVGAQVITEAPNRLRLIPSDRNRATDIETLPYPGFPTDMQAQFMALLALSEGNSVITETVFENRLRHVAELNRMGANIRLKGCNAIIRGVPMLSGAPVVATDLRASAALVLAGLAANGKTTIQGLHHLDRGYEQLEAKLQKLGARLQRVKGSSDAGNNSALET, from the coding sequence ATGCAGGAGGGCAGAGCCATTACTTTCACTTCTAACCTACCCAATACCTTTATGGCCTCGGAAGAGGATTCTGCCATCCTGGAGATTTTAGGAGGGCAGCGGCTCAGCGGTCATGTCGCCATCAGTGGGGCCAAAAATTCGGCACTGGTCTTGATGGCCGGTGCTTTACTGTGTCCTCAAGAGTGCCGTTTGCGGAATGTGCCATCCCTGGTGGATGTAGGCCGCATGGGTGAAATTCTGATGGCGTTGGGGGTAAAGCTAGAACGGCAAGGTGATTGCCTGACCCTGAATGCTTCCTCGATTGGAGAATCCCGGGCACCCTATGAGTTAGTCAGCCAACTGCGAGCCAGTTTCTTTGTGATTGGCCCTTTATTAGCCCGGTTGGGGGTGGCGAGAGTTCCTTTGCCAGGAGGTTGTGCGATCGGGGCACGTCCCGTCGATCTGCATGTGCGCGGATTGCAGGCGATGGGTGCCGAAGTGCAAATTGATCATGGCATGGTTAATGCCTATGTGAGAGGAGCCAGCAAACGGCTGAAGGGAGCCAAAATTTATCTGGATTATCCCAGTGTGGGAGCCACCGAAACACTGATGATGGCTGCAACACTGGCGGATGGAGAAACCATCATTGAGAATGCGGCTCAGGAACCTGAAGTTGCAGATTTAGCCAATTTCTGTCGTGCAATGGGCGCTAAGATCCGGGGGGCTGGCACCAATACCATCACGATTTCCGGCGTGCCCAGCCTGCATTCCACGGACTACAGCATTATTCCTGATCGCGTCGAGGCCGGAACGTTCCTGGTGGCTGGAGCTATTACTTACTCAGAGCTTAGTTTGTCTCCCGTTATACCGGATCATTTAACGGCAGTCATCGCCAAACTGCAGGCGGTCGGTGCTCAGGTGATTACAGAAGCCCCCAATCGTTTGCGGCTTATTCCCAGCGATCGCAACCGCGCCACTGATATTGAAACTCTTCCCTATCCTGGCTTTCCGACCGATATGCAGGCTCAATTCATGGCCTTGCTGGCCCTCAGTGAAGGCAACAGCGTAATCACGGAAACCGTCTTTGAAAATCGCCTGCGCCATGTGGCAGAACTGAACCGCATGGGAGCAAATATTCGTCTGAAAGGATGTAATGCGATTATTCGAGGAGTTCCCATGCTCTCCGGTGCCCCAGTTGTCGCAACCGATTTGCGGGCTTCTGCGGCTTTAGTTCTGGCAGGGTTGGCAGCTAACGGTAAGACCACGATTCAGGGATTGCATCATCTCGATCGCGGCTACGAGCAGTTGGAAGCAAAATTGCAGAAACTGGGTGCCCGCTTACAGCGAGTTAAGGGCAGTTCCGACGCTGGCAACAACTCTGCTTTAGAAACTTAG
- a CDS encoding TrmH family RNA methyltransferase, whose protein sequence is MLTSLQNPLVKQMRKLHRGKERREQQVFLVEGTHLVEAACAANRSLITVCCTPEWSHQHPDLWQQIEHRAKRIEFVSPEVLRAIATTVEPDGIVATLERSSTPAPTFTSLGIVLETIQDPGNLGTIIRTAAAAGTEGILLSHDSVDLDHPKVLRASAGQWFQLPMAASEHLPQDIRQYQQQGMQVIATLPTAALTYWEVDFRQPTLLLLGNEGAGLSPTLESLADAAVRIPLAPGVESLNVAIAAALILYEAKRQRQYANPAQSAAVE, encoded by the coding sequence ATGCTCACCAGTCTGCAAAATCCTCTCGTCAAACAGATGCGAAAGTTGCATCGAGGGAAGGAACGACGGGAACAGCAGGTATTTCTAGTGGAAGGCACTCATCTGGTGGAGGCAGCTTGTGCAGCTAATCGATCGCTGATCACCGTCTGTTGCACTCCGGAGTGGTCACACCAGCATCCAGACTTGTGGCAGCAGATCGAGCACCGGGCCAAACGGATTGAGTTTGTCAGTCCAGAAGTGTTGCGGGCGATCGCTACGACGGTGGAACCCGACGGAATCGTCGCCACTCTGGAACGTTCCTCGACCCCAGCCCCCACCTTTACCAGCCTGGGAATTGTCCTGGAAACAATTCAAGATCCTGGCAACTTGGGTACCATCATTCGAACAGCGGCGGCGGCTGGCACAGAAGGGATCTTACTGAGTCACGATAGCGTCGATCTGGATCATCCCAAGGTGCTGAGAGCCTCGGCAGGCCAATGGTTTCAACTGCCAATGGCCGCCAGTGAGCATTTGCCGCAGGACATCCGACAGTACCAGCAGCAAGGAATGCAGGTGATCGCCACCTTGCCGACAGCCGCATTGACCTACTGGGAAGTGGATTTTCGGCAACCAACCCTGCTGTTGTTGGGTAATGAAGGGGCTGGTTTATCCCCCACCCTGGAATCTCTAGCGGATGCGGCGGTGCGGATTCCGCTGGCTCCCGGTGTGGAATCATTGAACGTGGCGATCGCGGCGGCCCTGATCCTGTATGAAGCGAAACGGCAGCGGCAGTACGCTAACCCTGCTCAGTCTGCCGCTGTTGAATAA
- the lpdA gene encoding dihydrolipoyl dehydrogenase, translating to MSETFDYDLLIIGAGVGGHGAALHAVSCGLKTAIVEAADMGGTCVNRGCIPSKALLAASGRVRELRDTHHLKSLGIQLDAVSFDRQGIADHANSIVTKQRDALINSLKRLGVETIHGWARIAGKQKVSVETKEGNKIITAKDIILAPGSIPFVPPGVEIDHKTVFTSDDAVRLESLPDWIAIVGSGYIGLEFADIYSALGCEVTLIEALDQLMPGFDPDIAKLAQRVLITPRDIETRVGMLAKRVTPGSPVVIELADAKTKEVVEVLEVDACLIATGRIPYTKDLGLQSVGVELDQRGFIPVNDHLAVVKKGKAIPHLWAIGDATGKMMLAHTASAQGVAVVETICGRPREVDYHSIPAAAFTHPEIGFVGMTEPAAQEKAKAEGFKVGVARTYFKGNAKAIAEGETEGMAKIIYRTDTGEVLGVHIFGLHASDLIHEAASAIAQRQSVNSLAFLVHTHPTLSEVLDEAYKRAIGAH from the coding sequence GTGAGTGAGACATTTGATTACGATTTACTAATTATTGGTGCCGGAGTTGGTGGTCACGGTGCGGCGCTCCATGCGGTGAGTTGTGGCTTGAAGACCGCTATTGTCGAAGCTGCAGACATGGGGGGAACCTGTGTGAATCGGGGCTGTATCCCTTCTAAAGCTTTGCTGGCCGCTTCAGGACGGGTGAGGGAGTTGCGAGATACCCATCACTTAAAGTCCCTGGGAATTCAGTTGGATGCCGTTTCGTTCGATCGCCAGGGCATCGCCGATCACGCCAACAGCATTGTCACCAAGCAACGGGATGCTCTGATCAATAGCCTCAAACGGCTGGGCGTAGAGACAATTCATGGCTGGGCCAGAATTGCCGGGAAGCAAAAAGTCTCAGTCGAGACCAAAGAGGGCAACAAAATCATTACGGCAAAGGATATTATTCTCGCTCCCGGTTCAATTCCCTTTGTCCCACCCGGTGTAGAAATCGACCACAAGACCGTCTTCACCAGCGATGATGCAGTGCGGTTGGAGTCCCTACCAGACTGGATCGCGATCGTCGGGAGCGGCTACATTGGCCTGGAATTTGCCGACATCTACTCGGCACTGGGCTGTGAAGTGACCTTGATTGAAGCCCTGGATCAACTGATGCCGGGATTCGACCCCGATATTGCCAAACTGGCCCAGCGCGTCCTGATTACCCCGCGTGACATTGAAACCCGCGTCGGAATGTTGGCGAAACGAGTCACCCCCGGTTCTCCCGTTGTGATCGAACTGGCCGATGCCAAAACCAAAGAGGTAGTCGAAGTGCTGGAAGTCGATGCCTGCTTAATTGCCACAGGCCGCATCCCCTACACCAAGGATTTAGGACTGCAATCCGTAGGTGTAGAACTGGATCAGCGAGGATTTATTCCCGTCAATGACCACTTAGCGGTAGTAAAGAAGGGCAAAGCCATTCCCCATCTCTGGGCGATCGGCGATGCCACAGGCAAGATGATGCTGGCTCATACGGCATCGGCTCAGGGGGTGGCTGTGGTGGAAACCATTTGTGGGCGCCCCCGTGAAGTGGATTATCACAGTATTCCGGCTGCGGCCTTCACCCATCCAGAAATTGGTTTTGTCGGCATGACTGAACCTGCGGCTCAGGAAAAAGCCAAAGCGGAAGGGTTCAAGGTGGGAGTGGCGCGTACCTACTTCAAGGGCAATGCCAAGGCGATCGCAGAAGGGGAAACGGAAGGCATGGCTAAAATCATCTACCGCACCGATACCGGAGAAGTATTGGGGGTTCATATTTTTGGTCTGCATGCCTCCGACCTGATTCACGAAGCGGCCAGCGCGATCGCCCAGCGGCAATCCGTCAACTCCCTCGCTTTTCTGGTGCATACCCATCCCACCCTCTCAGAAGTATTGGATGAGGCCTACAAGCGGGCGATCGGAGCACATTAA